The sequence CGTAGCGCGCATCTGTTTCGGACTCCGATTTGCTCCTCTCCTCATCGCGGCTTCTTCAGCTCCTGCCACAGCGATTCGATCGCTTCCGGCGGCATCTGCTTGAGATCGAGCCCGCGCTCGGCGGCGCTCTTCGCCAGCGCGTCGAACCGACCGACGAACTTGTCGCACGCAGCGCGCAATGTCTGCTCCGCATTGCGCCCGACGAAGCGCGGCGCGTTGGCGACCGCGAGCATCAGGTCGCCGATTTCCTCGCCCGCCGCGTCAAGGTTCCCTATGTCGAGCGCGTGCTCGATCTCCGCGATTTCCTCGCGCACTTTGGCGAGCACCTCGCGCAAGTTTGCCCAGTCCATCCCGGCCCGCCGCGCCTTCTCGCCGAGCTTTTCCGCACGCATCAATGCCGGCAGGGCGCGACCGACATGAGCGATACTCTTCGCGTCCTGCGTCTTCTTCTCACGCTCGCTTTGCTTGATACGCTCCCAATTCTCGATCACCTGATCGACGGTGTCGGCGCGCGTATCGCCATAGACGTGCGGATGGCGTCTTACGAGTTTCTTCGAGGCATCTTCGAGCACGCCGGCCAAATCGAATTGATTCTGCTCCGCCAGAATGATGCCGACGAACAGGCTCTGCACGATCAGATCGCCCAGTTCTTCGGCGACCTCTGGCGAATCGCCGCGCGCGATCGCGTCGGAAACTTCGTACGCCTCCTCGATCAGATGGCGCGGCGTGTCGGCGAGCTTCTGTTCGCGATCCCACGGGCATCGCTCCCGCAGTTCCGTCACGACGGTCAGTAATTTCGCGAACGCCGAGGCCGCATCGTTATCGCTCATGCGCGCGATCTTAGCATGCGATTTTCCCGAGTCCGATCATGCAGCGCTCTTCGATTAGCGATAGCCAAGCGCATAGCCACCGCACTAAGATCGCGGCAAACGCACCTCTGGAGTGTCGCGATGAAGATAATCGATATCGGCGTTCCACTCGACGCGGCCCCCTACGCGCCCTGGACCTACCGCTTCAAGCGCGTCACGCACGAGGAAGGCGCCCGCGCGATGCTGCGTTTGTGGAAGGGCTCCGACGTCGGCGATTACCCTGAGTCGATGGCCTTGAGCTGGGAGACCATCACGCTCACCGGCCACGCCGGCAATCACCTCGACGCGCCGTGGCATTTCGGACCGCTCTGCGAGGGCAAGCCAGCGCGCACGATCGATCAGATTCCGCTCGAATGGTGCTACAGCGACGGCGTGCGCTTCGATTTCCGCCATCGCCAGGGCGAGGACATCACCGTCGAGGATTTGCAAAACGAACTCGCGCGCATCGATTACAAACTGAAGCCGCTCGATATCGTGCTGCTGTGGACCGGCGCCGATCAATTTATCGACGATATCGATGAATACGTGCGGCGTCAGGCCGGTCTTTCGATCGCGGGACAGAACTTTCTGCTCGATCAGGGCGTGAAGCTGATCGGCATCGATGCGATTGCGATGGACGTATCGTTCGCCACGATGAATCGCGCGTTTCGCGAGGGCCAGCCCGATCCATTCTTCCCCGCGCATTTCGTCGGCCGCAAACGCGAGCATCTGCACATGGAGAAACTCGCGAACCTCGGCGCAATTCCGCGGCCGTTCGGATTCAAGGTAAGCGCGTTGCCGATCAAAATCACCGGCGGCAGCGCGGGATGGGTGCGCCCGGTCGCGATTCTCGAAGATGACTAAGGCTACGCGCTGATTACCGGTTCGAGCACCTTCGTCGTCAGAAATTCAGACAAGTCGGTAAGCGTCTCGGCCGTGATTTCGTGGCCGCAATCGTATTCGCGAAACGTCACCGGCATGTTCAACGATTGAAGCGTCTCGACCGACGCGCGTGCGCGAGTGATTTCGATCATGTCGTCGGCGCGGCCGTGCTGGACCAGCGTCGGCAGCCGCTCGAGCGATTCGGGCTCGCGCGCTTCGTCCTTCAGCTCCGGCGGAAACATCGTCGCGATTCCCACCAGCGCCGCGAACTTCGACGGATTCCGCACCGCCAGCCGATACGCCATCATGCCGCCCTGGCTGAAGCCGAGTATCACCAGCTTCTTCCGATCGACCGGATATTTCTGCAGCGCCACATTCAGGAACTCGGTTGCGGCGCGCCCCGCATCTTCGATCGCCTCGCGATCCGGCGGCCCGCCCATCCGGATCGGAAACCATGCGTAGCCGCGCGTCGGGCCAATCGGCACTTCCATCGGGCCCTGCGGACAAATCACCATGAAGCGGCCGTCCGCGATATACGGTGCGAGGCCGAGCAGGTCGAGCGCGTTGGCGCCGAACCCATGCATCGCGATTAGCGTCGGATGCGGGCCTTCGCCCGCGGGTTCATAGACGGCATGAATCAGTCGCATCGATTCGGCCTCCCGTAATTGGCGCATCATAGTCACCCTCGATGCCGCATCGCCAGCATGCACCGAAATGTGAAACGCCCGATGCGCCGACTGTTCATCGCGCTCGCGATAACAGCTATCTTATCCGCGCGCGATGGTGAAACTCCTGAACCGGCTTGGCGAACGATTGGCGGCGCGAGCGTTGATGCCCACCCTGGGCGTTGTCGCGCTCGCCACATTTTCGATCGCCGCCGCGGCGCCGCACAGCACCGCGAGCGGAAAGTTCATCGGACTCATCGCCGGCGCGATGCTCCTCGCGCTCGTCTGTTACGCGCTCTTCGACTACCTGCGGCCGCTGATCGACGATCGCGAATCGGGCTTGCTGATCGCTCTTCTAATCCTGGTCGCGATCGCGATCGTGAAGCTGGCCGTGATGCCGTTCTTTCCCGGCTTCGGCCCCGACGTCGGCAGTTACCAATCGTGGGCCAGCCAAATCGCCGACCAAGGGCCCGCGCAAACGTACCAGGAAGGTTACTTTCTCGACTATCCGCCCGGCTATCTGTACGCGCTTTGGGTCGCCGGCCTGGTTGGAAGTGCGATCGGTGCGACCGGCGACTTCTACCGCGTGATCGTCGAGAGTCCCGCGATTCTCGCCGACCTCGCGCTCGCCGTCCTGATGTTCGCGTTCGTGCGCCGCAGCCATCGGTTCATCGTCGCGCTGGTTGCGATGCTGATGGTCGCGCTGAATCCAGCCTTGCTCTACGACACCGTCATCTGGGGCCAGAGCGATTCGGTGCTGACCTTCGTGACGCTGCTGAGTATCGTCGCGATTCTCGGCGAGCAATACGAAATCGCCTTCGGACTCGTCGCGATCTCGATCCTCGTAAAGCCGCAAGGCCTGATGATCCTGCCGGTGCTCGGCTGGTGGACGATGCTGAAAACCGACGTCGCGACCTGGCTGCGCTCGGGTGTCGCGCTGATCGCCGTCGCGATCATCGGCATCGCGCCATTCCAGATCGGCCACGAGTGGAACTGGATTCTCAAGCTCTACACTTCGACCGCCGCCTATTATCACGAGACCTCGGTCAACGCGTTCAACCTGATGGCGCTTATCGGCGGCTTGCGCGCGGGCGACGACGGCACGATCGGCGGCATCACGTATTTCGCGCTCGGCATGAGCATGCTGGTTCCGCTGTATGTGTACATCGCGTGGATTCTGTGGCGCGGATGCACGCCGAAGCGGCTGATCTTCGCGTGCTTCATCGCGATTTTCGGCTTCTTCATGGTCGCGCCGCGGATGCATGAGCGCTACTTGTATCCCGCGCTCGCGCTCGCGGTTCCGCTGGCTCTGGAGGCGCCCGAGATGCTCGCGGTGTTCGTCGTCCTGAGCGCAACGTGCCTGTTCAATCTCGCCTATATTCTGCACACGCTCGAGACGGTTGTATTCCTCGACGGGCACGATGGACTCGCAATGGCGGCGTCGGCGTTCAATTTGGCGGTGCTCGCAATCTCGGTTTATTTCGGCGCGACCGGACTCGACCGCAACGCACCTGATCGCATCGAGCGTCCCGAACGCGCCGAACCCATCGATGCCGATGAAGTTCTGGAGTCGCGCGAAGCGAGCCATCCGATTGCATCGCGTAATCTGCCGGAAGCTTTCACCTGGGATCGCGTCAAAAGTTGGCTGGCCACCAGTCGCGCTCACGCTGGTCCGGAAGAGGAGGTACACGCGCCGCCCTGGATTGCCTACGACACCCTGATCATTTCCGCGCTGCTAATCGCCGCGGCGATTACGCGCTTCTGGCATCTCGGGCATCCCGCCGACATCGTCTTCGATGAAGTTCATTTCGTCGCGCAGGGCCGGCACTATCTGCACGGCGAATCGTTCCTCGATCCGCATCCGCCGCTCGCGAAACTGGTCATCGCCGCGGGCATCTGGCTGTTCGGCGATCATCCGTGGAGTTGGCGCGTCGGCAACGCGACCATCGGCACCGCCTTGGTCGGCATCACGTATCTGCTCGGGCGCAGGATGACCGGATCGCGCCTCGCCGGTGCGATTGCCGGTTCCTTGATTCTGCTCGACGGATTGTTCCTCGTCGATTCGCGCGTCGCGGTGATCGATATTGTCTATCTCACCTGTGCCGCGGTCGCGTACCTGATGCTGTTCAAGTTCGCGCAGTCGAACGATCTCAAGGAACGCCGCGTCGTGCTGATTTGGCTCGGCCTTGCGCTCGGGCTCTGCCTGTCGAGCAAACTCTACATTCCTGCGATCACATTTCTGCTCGTGATGGGATTCCTCGTGTATATCATGATGCGCCGCGGGCCCGGCCCTACTCCGATTCCGCCGGCCAGCCAGCGCCGCACGGTCGCCGCGGTCGCGATCGTCAGCGCCGTCGCCTCGATGGCGTATCTCGTGATTTTCATGCCGCACTACTACCTCGGATGGTGGGGTGGCATCTCCGATCTGTTCGACTACTTCAAGGAAATCGTCTGGTACGAGGACAGCGTCAAGCTCGCGACGCATCCGTACTCGTCGAAGTGGTGGAGTTGGCCGCTGATGCTTCGTCCGATCGCGTACTGGCAGGATTTTCCCAAGACCGGCAACGTCTCGACCATCTGGGGCGGCGGCAATCCACTACTATGGTGGGGCGCGCTTACCGGCATCACGATCACCGCGGTCAAAGCACTCGAACGTCCCAGCCTGACGCGCTCATTTCTCGTCGTCGGCTATCTCAGCTACCTCGTGATCTGGATTTGGATCGGCCGCACGCTTTTTCTCTATCACTACATGGGCTCGATCTATCTCGGCTACATCGCGCTCGCGATGGTGCTCTCTGATTGCTTCGAGAATCGCGCCGAGTCGTGGGAGCATCTCGCATTGCTGCTCACGATGACGCCGGCGTTCGTCCTCGGCCTCGGCACGACGTTGGGCGCCGTCGCATTCGGTGCGGTGCTGGTCGTGTACGAGGGGTTCACGCTGAAGTCCGGCCACGCCGGCCGGTTCGTCGCGACCGTCTTCATGATCGGCGCGATCATTTTGTTCGTGTATTACTTCCCGGTGTGGATCGGATCGCCCATGAATCGCGACGGCTACTACGAGCGGATGTGGTTGCAGGGTACGGATATCCGAAACTGGATCT comes from Candidatus Binatus sp. and encodes:
- a CDS encoding cyclase family protein yields the protein MKIIDIGVPLDAAPYAPWTYRFKRVTHEEGARAMLRLWKGSDVGDYPESMALSWETITLTGHAGNHLDAPWHFGPLCEGKPARTIDQIPLEWCYSDGVRFDFRHRQGEDITVEDLQNELARIDYKLKPLDIVLLWTGADQFIDDIDEYVRRQAGLSIAGQNFLLDQGVKLIGIDAIAMDVSFATMNRAFREGQPDPFFPAHFVGRKREHLHMEKLANLGAIPRPFGFKVSALPIKITGGSAGWVRPVAILEDD
- a CDS encoding phospholipid carrier-dependent glycosyltransferase — encoded protein: MVKLLNRLGERLAARALMPTLGVVALATFSIAAAAPHSTASGKFIGLIAGAMLLALVCYALFDYLRPLIDDRESGLLIALLILVAIAIVKLAVMPFFPGFGPDVGSYQSWASQIADQGPAQTYQEGYFLDYPPGYLYALWVAGLVGSAIGATGDFYRVIVESPAILADLALAVLMFAFVRRSHRFIVALVAMLMVALNPALLYDTVIWGQSDSVLTFVTLLSIVAILGEQYEIAFGLVAISILVKPQGLMILPVLGWWTMLKTDVATWLRSGVALIAVAIIGIAPFQIGHEWNWILKLYTSTAAYYHETSVNAFNLMALIGGLRAGDDGTIGGITYFALGMSMLVPLYVYIAWILWRGCTPKRLIFACFIAIFGFFMVAPRMHERYLYPALALAVPLALEAPEMLAVFVVLSATCLFNLAYILHTLETVVFLDGHDGLAMAASAFNLAVLAISVYFGATGLDRNAPDRIERPERAEPIDADEVLESREASHPIASRNLPEAFTWDRVKSWLATSRAHAGPEEEVHAPPWIAYDTLIISALLIAAAITRFWHLGHPADIVFDEVHFVAQGRHYLHGESFLDPHPPLAKLVIAAGIWLFGDHPWSWRVGNATIGTALVGITYLLGRRMTGSRLAGAIAGSLILLDGLFLVDSRVAVIDIVYLTCAAVAYLMLFKFAQSNDLKERRVVLIWLGLALGLCLSSKLYIPAITFLLVMGFLVYIMMRRGPGPTPIPPASQRRTVAAVAIVSAVASMAYLVIFMPHYYLGWWGGISDLFDYFKEIVWYEDSVKLATHPYSSKWWSWPLMLRPIAYWQDFPKTGNVSTIWGGGNPLLWWGALTGITITAVKALERPSLTRSFLVVGYLSYLVIWIWIGRTLFLYHYMGSIYLGYIALAMVLSDCFENRAESWEHLALLLTMTPAFVLGLGTTLGAVAFGAVLVVYEGFTLKSGHAGRFVATVFMIGAIILFVYYFPVWIGSPMNRDGYYERMWLQGTDIRNWI
- a CDS encoding alpha/beta hydrolase, with protein sequence MRLIHAVYEPAGEGPHPTLIAMHGFGANALDLLGLAPYIADGRFMVICPQGPMEVPIGPTRGYAWFPIRMGGPPDREAIEDAGRAATEFLNVALQKYPVDRKKLVILGFSQGGMMAYRLAVRNPSKFAALVGIATMFPPELKDEAREPESLERLPTLVQHGRADDMIEITRARASVETLQSLNMPVTFREYDCGHEITAETLTDLSEFLTTKVLEPVISA
- the mazG gene encoding nucleoside triphosphate pyrophosphohydrolase, yielding MSDNDAASAFAKLLTVVTELRERCPWDREQKLADTPRHLIEEAYEVSDAIARGDSPEVAEELGDLIVQSLFVGIILAEQNQFDLAGVLEDASKKLVRRHPHVYGDTRADTVDQVIENWERIKQSEREKKTQDAKSIAHVGRALPALMRAEKLGEKARRAGMDWANLREVLAKVREEIAEIEHALDIGNLDAAGEEIGDLMLAVANAPRFVGRNAEQTLRAACDKFVGRFDALAKSAAERGLDLKQMPPEAIESLWQELKKPR